The Pristiophorus japonicus isolate sPriJap1 unplaced genomic scaffold, sPriJap1.hap1 HAP1_SCAFFOLD_1461, whole genome shotgun sequence DNA segment agtgtgactggaaaggcaccgagacacacacacacacccgagtgagtgttccactgcctgtggaaagagctttaaccagttacacagcctgaaaaaacatcgcaccattcaccgcgcggagaaactgtaaacgtgttttgtgcgtggacgaggcttcaactgatcatcgaaccatggagagtcacaaggatacccgcaccatggagaaaccgtggaaatgtggtgactgtgggaaggtattcagatcaccgtctgagctggaaattcatcgacgcagtcacactggggagaggccgttgacctgccccgtgtgtgggaagggattcagtcagtcatccaacctgctgatacaccagcgagttcacactggggagaggccgttcacctgctccgagtgtgggaagggattcactcagtcatccgaccttgtagttcaccagcgagttcacactggggagaggccattcacctgctccgtgtgtgggcagggattcactcggtcatctcaCCTTGTAgctcaccaacgagttcacactggggagaggccattcacctgctctgagtgtgggaagggtttcactcagtcatccaccctgctgacacaccagcgagttcacactggggagaggccgttcacctgctctgagtgtgggaagggattcagtcagtcatccaacctgctgacacaccagcgagttcacactggggagaggccgttcacctgctctgagtgtaggaagggattcacttctTCATCCgacctggtgaaacaccagcgagttcacactggggagaggccgttcacctgctctgagtgtgggaagggattcactcgtacatccgacctgctgatacaccagcgagttcacactggggagaggccattcacctgctctgagtgtgggaagggattcactcggtcatcccacctgctaacacaccagcgagttcacaagtgactgcaggagttggaatctgctgttattgctgctgttaatcacatcccgactgaaccatgttcattctgacagttggggtttgtttctgctgataataaccctataactgggctggactttaatattctggatatattgctgattgtgttctcgggactgcagtgtccatttaagaaacgctgtgttttatctttccccttaattcagcgactctcaacagaaattcagtttgcaataaaattatgaacttttaatttaatcctaaactgatctttggtacaaaatgtacaatagtgtgtgaaagtttccactgaataaaatctccaattagaaagagcttgctgacaattcttactgacttgcacattacacacagtggcccctccattatccaccagaaagaaggggaatgggaattggtggggaatcagtgtccccaaatgttgcccctcccgtctggtgtagcaatctcctcggcacgggaatggagacaagtccagaccaaaactgtgcgcagtactccaggtgtggtcttaccaacgccctgtacaattgtagcaggacttccctactttcatactctatcccccttgcaataaaggccagcattccatttgccttctgattacttgctttacctgcatgctaatcttttgagtttcatgtacaagaacccctcgATCCCTCTGcacgacagcattttgtaattgtctccatttaaatcataatttgcttttttatttttcctaccaaaggggataacctgacattttaccacattatcgtccatctgccagatttttgcccgctcattgagcctatctatatccctttgtagattctttgcgtcctcctcacaacaacCTATctttgttacactcggtcccttcatccaagtcattaatataaattgtaaatagttgaagccccagcactgatccctgcggcaccccactagttacggtttgccaaccgaaaaatgacccatttatgctgactctgttttctgttaggtagccaatcctctatccattctgatatattgcccccaaccccttgagctcttaccttgtgcagtaaccttttgtgtgacaccttctcgaatgttttctggaaatgcaaatatacaacatcaactggttctcctttatccactctgcttgttacatcttcaaacaactccagcaaatttgtcaaaacatgatttccctttcataaaaccatgctgactgcctgactgcagtatgattttctaaatgtcctgctactacttccttcatgctggactccagtattttcccactgagatggtaggctaactggtctatggtttcctgctctgcctccctccttacttgaataggggtgttacatttgcagttttccagtccgctgggacctctccagaattcagggaatggtagattacaaccagtgcatccactatctctgcagccacttcttttaagaccctaggatgtatgccatcaggtcttggggacttgtccacctttagtcccatttgtttgctgagtactttatctctagtgatagtgactgttttaagtcccgCTTCACCCCACCATCAccaccgcaatagctccttgattatcaactgttgggatgtttttagtgtcctctaccgtgaagaacaatacaaaatatttgttcaaaatctccgccatttccgtgtttcccgttattaattcttcagtctcatcctctaagggaccaacatttactttagccgcttgtttccattttatatacctgtagaagctcttactgtctgtttttatatttcttgctagtttgctctcatatgctatcttctctgtctttatcatttttttagtcctttgctggtgtctaaaaatttcccaatcttctggccttccactgtgcTTTGCAatattatatcagacaggagaggattggtgactggaatcatagcagtttacaacacagaacgaggccattcggcccatcatgtctgtgcggccgaaaaagagctatccagcctaatcccactttccagctcttggtccgtagccctgtcggttaacgCACTtccagtgtatatccaagtacttttgtaaatgcgatgagggtttctgcctctgctgctctttcaggcagtaagttccagactcccacctccctctggaggttatgctcgaactgtgtaaaacactagttaggacacagctggagtactcacacagttctggtcattacattaccctcttgggccagcccgggctcaccccatTGGGCCAGCACAGAAGGCCCAGTATCCAGCAGAGAAAatgagcagctcattgattttattctcatctGCGCACagtgggtgcagaactgaacccaaccttataaactggaaatgcatcgtcgcagtcacaccggggagaggccattcacctgctctgtatgtgggaagggattcactcggtcatcccacctgctgagataccaacgagttcacaagtgactgcaggagttggattctacTGTAATTGCTGTtcatcgcatcctgactgaatcgtgttcattctgtcagttgggggttgtttctgctgatgttaataacccctataactgggctggagtttaatagtttgatatttcaaataacaaagtgtgtcaatatttgatgtctccacTATAAGAGGAGACTGATTTATGTTCTGTTACCAACTgcaccattttgggccttttctcctttttaACTCGAGGTTATTTCAGTTCTTATATCTTCGGTTACTCtctgggacaagtcccagttccccataccttccagagtgcctctcctagccttggtatccagggaagg contains these protein-coding regions:
- the LOC139242734 gene encoding zinc finger protein 239-like, which encodes MESHKDTRTMEKPWKCGDCGKVFRSPSELEIHRRSHTGERPLTCPVCGKGFSQSSNLLIHQRVHTGERPFTCSECGKGFTQSSDLVVHQRVHTGERPFTCSVCGQGFTRSSHLVAHQRVHTGERPFTCSECGKGFTQSSTLLTHQRVHTGERPFTCSECGKGFSQSSNLLTHQRVHTGERPFTCSECRKGFTSSSDLVKHQRVHTGERPFTCSECGKGFTRTSDLLIHQRVHTGERPFTCSECGKGFTRSSHLLTHQRVHK